In one window of Gossypium arboreum isolate Shixiya-1 chromosome 4, ASM2569848v2, whole genome shotgun sequence DNA:
- the LOC108459621 gene encoding organ-specific protein P4-like, translating to MKSFLSFFAFLSLLLFVDTIAAARKDTGEYWGAVTKDQPMPEALQELVRIEAAVVSPDEKTKCHTSGNIELKEEKIIVNEEFEPRPNVSAYGDDANLNGDKSSSFAEDFEPRPNVSAYGGDDAGLKGQKESFTKDFDPEPNVSAYNN from the exons ATGaaatctttcctttctttttttgcaTTCCTCTCACTTCTCCTG TTTGTAGACACCATTGCAGCAGCTAGGAAAGATACTGGAGAGTACTGGGGAGCTGTAACGAAAGATCAGCCTATGCCTGAGGCACTCCAAGAGCTTGTTCGGATTGAGGCTGCCGTTGTCAGCCCCGATGAGAAAACCAAGTGCCATACATCAGGTAATATTGAGCTTAAGGAAGAGAAGATTATTGTTAATGAGGAGTTCGAACCAAGGCCAAACGTTTCAGCTTATGGTGATGACGCTAATCTAAACGGAGATAAATCATCATCTTTTGCTGAAGATTTTGAACCGAGACCTAACGTTTCGGCTTACGGGGGCGATGATGCTGGTCTTAAAGGACAGAAAGAATCATTCACTAAAGATTTCGATCCAGAGCCAAATGTCTCCGCTTACAATAACTAA
- the LOC108460638 gene encoding SWI/SNF complex subunit SWI3D-like isoform X1 codes for MEEKRRDAVNSPAEPELASTRRRGGALKRKVNSLSGSSSSSTPSKRVTREKSNLISHSPVNHYGPLTRARQGAPSGNLALGSSSGSGGAKLQETNLVKQSVKAEDLEELKASEELEALEAKIEADFEAIRSRDSNAHVVPNHCGWFSWNKIHHLEESILPSFFNGKSPNRTPAAYMEIRNWIVKKFHANPSKQIELKDLEDLEVGDLDARQEVLEFLDYWGLINFHPFPLAGSAVPNPNGDGDGDGDGMTEKDSLLEKLFHFDEIESRPQVVTKPNLSSPSLPSGLLPESAVAEDLMNPEGPSVEYHCNSCSADCSRKRYHCQKQADFDLCTDCFNNGTFGSGMSSSDFILMEPADPGLSGGKWTDQETLLLLEALELYKENWNEIAEHVATKTKAQCILHFVQMPIEDVFFNCDDNNIDTNSKETAGPAAMNDETTVAKDVSETTESKTTQEDQAKTTPMETSKPEDEKEVGGSEEPSETKTGTDVKGVKETLKPEEMNVPKDGLEATENCALTALREAFEAVGYNLTSESKLSFADVGNPVMALAGFFAHLVGPNFAAASAQSSLKSLSGTCPNIQLAARNCFVLEDPPDEKEPTCSKSVANDTGNRGAQNVKHSEDESLKGDQKISMSNHGDENTEVSLREENATSPSPNDLTMDKKESSNFATNEEDKKANLNESSIINQSKDHQPSVTRVSNNITSQVLPSTLEETGGKGTAKEPSQPPKAVKEVDMSDSVQLKKNEPCDAAASKPVGELSEPADASENLETASCSPSRSKNEQKTVKPSPDGESTEPAEASNDVQMVSVAQPSERREPPQPVSSNSVNENGVMTDKIEEGKSKNHDSTETEDNSSIDKLKRAAVTALSAAAVKAKLLADQEEDQIRQLTTSLIEKQLHKMEAKLSFFNEMEGVVMRVKEQLDRSRQRLYHERTQIIAARLGLPASSSRAMPPPNAANRVATNFANSVARPPMSMKAPRPPLSRPMGSMTPTPSNPYVSTTVAGSSIRPGSQDNLSSVGTK; via the exons ATGGAGGAGAAACGCCGGGATGCGGTTAACTCCCCGGCGGAGCCGGAGCTGGCATCAACTCGCCGTCGGGGTGGAGCGCTGAAGAGAAAAGTTAATTCGCTTTCCGGGTCTAGTTCTTCATCAACTCCGTCGAAACGGGTTACTCGGGAGAAGTCAAACTTGATCTCCCACTCTCCCGTTAACCATTACGGTCCGTTAACCAGGGCTCGCCAAGGGGCGCCTAGTGGAAACCTAGCCTTGGGTTCGAGTTCGGGATCGGGTGGCGCGAAGCTTCAGGAGACGAATTTGGTGAAGCAAAGTGTAAAGGCGGAAGATTTGGAAGAATTAAAGGCAAGTGAAGAGTTGGAGGCTTTGGAAGCTAAGATTGAGGCTGATTTTGAGGCTATTAGGTCTCGTGATAGTAATGCGCATGTTGTTCCCAATCATTGCG GATGGTTTTCATGGAATAAAATTCACCATCTGGAAGAGAGTATCTTGCCTTCTTTCTTTAATGGGAAATCCCCAAATCGTACCCCCGCTGCATACATGGAGATTCGCAATTGGATTGTGAAGAAATTTCATGCAAATCCAAGCAAGCAGATTGAGTTGAAAGATCTGGAAGATCTTGAAGTCGGTGACTTGGATGCAAGGCAGGAGGTATTGGAGTTCCTGGACTACTGGGGTTTGATTAATTTTCATCCATTTCCTCTGGCTGGTTCTGCTGTGCCTAATCCCAATGGGGATGGGGATGGGGATGGAGATGGGATGACAGAAAAGGATTCTTTGCTTGAAAAATTGTTTCACTTTGACGAAATTGAATCACGCCCACAAGTTGTTACCAAGCCTAACCTTTCAAGCCCATCTCTACCATCTGGGCTACTTCCAGAATCTGCGGTTGCTGAGGACTTGATGAATCCGGAGGGGCCATCTGTTGAGTACCATTGCAACTCTTGTTCAGCTGATTGCTCTAGGAAACGCTACCATTGCCAGAAGCAG GCAGATTTTGACTTATGTACTGATTGCTTTAACAATGGGACATTCGGTTCTGGCATGTCTTCATCGGATTTTATTCTCATGGAACCTGCTGACCCTGGTCTTAGTGGTGGCAAGTGGACAGATCAGGAAACCCTCCTCCTTCTTGAGGCACTTGAACTTTATAAAGAAAACTGGAATGAGATTGCAGAGCATGTTGCTACGAAAACAAAAGCACAATGCATACTGCATTTCGTTCAAATGCCAATTGAGGATGTATTTTTTAATTGTGATGATAATAACATAGACACGAATTCAAAAGAAACTGCTGGCCCAGCTGCCATGAATGATGAAACAACTGTCGCTAAAGATGTCTCGGAAACAACAGAGAGTAAGACTACTCAAGAAGATCAGGCCAAGACTACGCCGATGGAAACTTCAAAacctgaagatgaaaaagaaGTCGGGGGTAGTGAGGAACCATCAGAAACCAAAACTGGAACTGATGTAAAAGGTGTTAAAGAAACATTAAAGCCAGAAGAAATGAATGTACCAAAAGATGGACTAGAAGCAACTGAAAATTGTGCCCTTACGGCACTAAGGGAGGCATTTGAAGCTGTTGGTTATAATTTAACATCCGAAAGCAAACTTTCATTTGCTGATGTAGGAAATCCTGTCATGGCACTG GCAGGATTCTTTGCTCATCTGGTTGGACCCAACTTTGCTGCTGCTTCAGCCCAGAGTTCACTTAAATCATTATCTGGTACTTGTCCAAACATTCAACTGGCTGCCAGGAATTGCTTTGTTTTGGAAGATCCACCAGATGAGAAGGAACCAACATGTTCTAAGAG TGTCGCCAATGATACGGGTAATCGGGGTGCTCAGAATGTGAAACACTCGGAAGACGAAAGCCTCAAGGGGGATCAGAAAATTTCAATGAGCAACCATGGTGACGAAAACACTGAAGTTTCTCTTCGTGAAGAGAATGCGACATCACCTTCACCCAATGACCTAACCATGGATAAAAAAGAGTCAAGCAATTTTGCCACTAATGAGGAAGATAAAAAAGCTAATTTGAATGAATCCAGCATTATTAATCAATCAAAGGATCATCAACCAAGTGTAACAAGGGTATCAAATAACATAACATCCCAGGTTCTACCAAGTACTCTAGAGGAGACAGGTGGGAAGGGAACAGCTAAAGAACCTTCTCAGCCTCCAAAAGCAGTGAAGGAAGTAGATATGTCTGATTCTGTTCAACTGAAAAAGAATGAGCCTTGTGATGCTGCTGCATCAAAGCCAGTGGGAGAGCTATCTGAACCAGCAGATGCATCAGAAAATCTAGAGACAGCTTCCTGCTCTCCATCCAGATCAAAGAATGAGCAAAAAACTGTTAAACCAAGCCCTGATGGGGAATCTACGGAGCCTGCAGAGGCATCAAATGATGTTCAAATGGTGTCTGTTGCACAACCATCTGAAAGGAGGGAACCTCCACAGCCAGTCTCATCGAATTCAGTAAATGAAAATGGAGTAATGACag ACAAGATCGAAGAAGGTAAAAGCAAGAACCATGACTCTACAGAGACAGAAGATAACAGTAGCATTGATAAATTAAAGCGAGCTGCAGTTACAGCACTCTCAGCAGCAGCAGTGAAGGCAAAACTTCTAGCAGACCAGGAAGAGGACCAAATCCGACAACTTACCACATCATTAATAGAAAAGCAG TTACATAAGATGGAAGCCAAATTATCTTTCTTCAATGAGATGGAGGGAGTCGTAATGAGGGTGAAGGAGCAATTGGACAGGTCAAGGCAAAGGCTTTACCATGAGCGAACACAGATAATTGCTGCTCGACTGGGCTTACCAGCTTCCTCCTCTAGAGCAATGCCGCCACCAAATGCTGCAAATAGAGTTGCAACAAACTTTGCAAACTCGGTTGCAAGGCCTCCAATGAGCATGAAAGCCCCAAGACCACCATTGTCGAGACCCATGGGTTCTATGACCCCTACCCCTTCCAACCCATATGTGTCCACTACAGTTGCAGGGAGTTCAATTCGACCTGGTAGCCAAGACAATCTTTCCTCCGTTGGAACCAAGTAG
- the LOC108460638 gene encoding SWI/SNF complex subunit SWI3D-like isoform X2 produces the protein MEIRNWIVKKFHANPSKQIELKDLEDLEVGDLDARQEVLEFLDYWGLINFHPFPLAGSAVPNPNGDGDGDGDGMTEKDSLLEKLFHFDEIESRPQVVTKPNLSSPSLPSGLLPESAVAEDLMNPEGPSVEYHCNSCSADCSRKRYHCQKQADFDLCTDCFNNGTFGSGMSSSDFILMEPADPGLSGGKWTDQETLLLLEALELYKENWNEIAEHVATKTKAQCILHFVQMPIEDVFFNCDDNNIDTNSKETAGPAAMNDETTVAKDVSETTESKTTQEDQAKTTPMETSKPEDEKEVGGSEEPSETKTGTDVKGVKETLKPEEMNVPKDGLEATENCALTALREAFEAVGYNLTSESKLSFADVGNPVMALAGFFAHLVGPNFAAASAQSSLKSLSGTCPNIQLAARNCFVLEDPPDEKEPTCSKSVANDTGNRGAQNVKHSEDESLKGDQKISMSNHGDENTEVSLREENATSPSPNDLTMDKKESSNFATNEEDKKANLNESSIINQSKDHQPSVTRVSNNITSQVLPSTLEETGGKGTAKEPSQPPKAVKEVDMSDSVQLKKNEPCDAAASKPVGELSEPADASENLETASCSPSRSKNEQKTVKPSPDGESTEPAEASNDVQMVSVAQPSERREPPQPVSSNSVNENGVMTDKIEEGKSKNHDSTETEDNSSIDKLKRAAVTALSAAAVKAKLLADQEEDQIRQLTTSLIEKQLHKMEAKLSFFNEMEGVVMRVKEQLDRSRQRLYHERTQIIAARLGLPASSSRAMPPPNAANRVATNFANSVARPPMSMKAPRPPLSRPMGSMTPTPSNPYVSTTVAGSSIRPGSQDNLSSVGTK, from the exons ATGGAGATTCGCAATTGGATTGTGAAGAAATTTCATGCAAATCCAAGCAAGCAGATTGAGTTGAAAGATCTGGAAGATCTTGAAGTCGGTGACTTGGATGCAAGGCAGGAGGTATTGGAGTTCCTGGACTACTGGGGTTTGATTAATTTTCATCCATTTCCTCTGGCTGGTTCTGCTGTGCCTAATCCCAATGGGGATGGGGATGGGGATGGAGATGGGATGACAGAAAAGGATTCTTTGCTTGAAAAATTGTTTCACTTTGACGAAATTGAATCACGCCCACAAGTTGTTACCAAGCCTAACCTTTCAAGCCCATCTCTACCATCTGGGCTACTTCCAGAATCTGCGGTTGCTGAGGACTTGATGAATCCGGAGGGGCCATCTGTTGAGTACCATTGCAACTCTTGTTCAGCTGATTGCTCTAGGAAACGCTACCATTGCCAGAAGCAG GCAGATTTTGACTTATGTACTGATTGCTTTAACAATGGGACATTCGGTTCTGGCATGTCTTCATCGGATTTTATTCTCATGGAACCTGCTGACCCTGGTCTTAGTGGTGGCAAGTGGACAGATCAGGAAACCCTCCTCCTTCTTGAGGCACTTGAACTTTATAAAGAAAACTGGAATGAGATTGCAGAGCATGTTGCTACGAAAACAAAAGCACAATGCATACTGCATTTCGTTCAAATGCCAATTGAGGATGTATTTTTTAATTGTGATGATAATAACATAGACACGAATTCAAAAGAAACTGCTGGCCCAGCTGCCATGAATGATGAAACAACTGTCGCTAAAGATGTCTCGGAAACAACAGAGAGTAAGACTACTCAAGAAGATCAGGCCAAGACTACGCCGATGGAAACTTCAAAacctgaagatgaaaaagaaGTCGGGGGTAGTGAGGAACCATCAGAAACCAAAACTGGAACTGATGTAAAAGGTGTTAAAGAAACATTAAAGCCAGAAGAAATGAATGTACCAAAAGATGGACTAGAAGCAACTGAAAATTGTGCCCTTACGGCACTAAGGGAGGCATTTGAAGCTGTTGGTTATAATTTAACATCCGAAAGCAAACTTTCATTTGCTGATGTAGGAAATCCTGTCATGGCACTG GCAGGATTCTTTGCTCATCTGGTTGGACCCAACTTTGCTGCTGCTTCAGCCCAGAGTTCACTTAAATCATTATCTGGTACTTGTCCAAACATTCAACTGGCTGCCAGGAATTGCTTTGTTTTGGAAGATCCACCAGATGAGAAGGAACCAACATGTTCTAAGAG TGTCGCCAATGATACGGGTAATCGGGGTGCTCAGAATGTGAAACACTCGGAAGACGAAAGCCTCAAGGGGGATCAGAAAATTTCAATGAGCAACCATGGTGACGAAAACACTGAAGTTTCTCTTCGTGAAGAGAATGCGACATCACCTTCACCCAATGACCTAACCATGGATAAAAAAGAGTCAAGCAATTTTGCCACTAATGAGGAAGATAAAAAAGCTAATTTGAATGAATCCAGCATTATTAATCAATCAAAGGATCATCAACCAAGTGTAACAAGGGTATCAAATAACATAACATCCCAGGTTCTACCAAGTACTCTAGAGGAGACAGGTGGGAAGGGAACAGCTAAAGAACCTTCTCAGCCTCCAAAAGCAGTGAAGGAAGTAGATATGTCTGATTCTGTTCAACTGAAAAAGAATGAGCCTTGTGATGCTGCTGCATCAAAGCCAGTGGGAGAGCTATCTGAACCAGCAGATGCATCAGAAAATCTAGAGACAGCTTCCTGCTCTCCATCCAGATCAAAGAATGAGCAAAAAACTGTTAAACCAAGCCCTGATGGGGAATCTACGGAGCCTGCAGAGGCATCAAATGATGTTCAAATGGTGTCTGTTGCACAACCATCTGAAAGGAGGGAACCTCCACAGCCAGTCTCATCGAATTCAGTAAATGAAAATGGAGTAATGACag ACAAGATCGAAGAAGGTAAAAGCAAGAACCATGACTCTACAGAGACAGAAGATAACAGTAGCATTGATAAATTAAAGCGAGCTGCAGTTACAGCACTCTCAGCAGCAGCAGTGAAGGCAAAACTTCTAGCAGACCAGGAAGAGGACCAAATCCGACAACTTACCACATCATTAATAGAAAAGCAG TTACATAAGATGGAAGCCAAATTATCTTTCTTCAATGAGATGGAGGGAGTCGTAATGAGGGTGAAGGAGCAATTGGACAGGTCAAGGCAAAGGCTTTACCATGAGCGAACACAGATAATTGCTGCTCGACTGGGCTTACCAGCTTCCTCCTCTAGAGCAATGCCGCCACCAAATGCTGCAAATAGAGTTGCAACAAACTTTGCAAACTCGGTTGCAAGGCCTCCAATGAGCATGAAAGCCCCAAGACCACCATTGTCGAGACCCATGGGTTCTATGACCCCTACCCCTTCCAACCCATATGTGTCCACTACAGTTGCAGGGAGTTCAATTCGACCTGGTAGCCAAGACAATCTTTCCTCCGTTGGAACCAAGTAG
- the LOC108459713 gene encoding dirigent protein 4-like: MERNMILAWILSLSTAMAVARCQDYYSHGGPYVPPPQKVTYLHFFLHDTESGNNPSAVTIVSPNTTTSTGFGGVIAFDDPLTVGPDITSEVIGNAQGLWVSTGKDVLTLMAYLDIGFTKGEFNGSSISVLSRNPITESERELAVVGGKGKFRMAKGYAQLKTYSVNFKTGDAIVEYNVTVIHY; encoded by the coding sequence ATGGAGAGAAATATGATATTAGCCTGGATTTTGAGTCTCAGCACCGCCATGGCAGTAGCTCGTTGCCAAGATTATTACTCCCATGGCGGACCATACGTTCCACCTCCACAAAAAGTAACCTATCTCCACTTCTTTTTACACGACACTGAGAGCGGCAACAACCCTAGCGCAGTCACCATAGTCAGTCCAAACACCACCACCTCGACGGGCTTCGGCGGCGTGATAGCTTTCGATGATCCACTCACTGTTGGCCCCGACATAACATCAGAGGTCATAGGGAACGCTCAAGGCCTCTGGGTGTCGACAGGCAAAGACGTTTTAACTCTGATGGCCTACTTGGACATCGGGTTTACGAAAGGTGAATTCAACGGCAGCTCTATCAGTGTTTTGTCGAGGAATCCAATTACCGAATCGGAGCGTGAGCTTGCGGTGGTCGGAGGGAAAGGGAAGTTCAGGATGGCAAAAGGGTATGCACAACTCAAGACTTATTCCGTGAATTTCAAGACTGGCGACGCCATTGTTGAGTATAATGTGACTGTAATTCATTATTAA